One region of Mycolicibacterium lutetiense genomic DNA includes:
- a CDS encoding MCE family protein — MAGAVFLVILALILGLIVAQFRGAFEPKVALTLLASRAGLVLDPGSKVTYNGVPIGRVGSVTADSDPVRALVHLDINPKYLDLLPANVQTSIQATTVFGNKYVAFTAPEHPSPQRVSTSKPLDVTAVTTEFNSLFETITAITEQVDPIKLNQTLSATAQALSGLGSAFGQSLADGNTILDDLNPRMPALRHDIAALADLGERYAAAGPDLFDGLGNAARSAATFNSQRGHLDAALIAAVGFAGTGSDILERGGPYLERGAEDLIPTSKLFDKYQGQLFCTIRNYHDVAPAFYATFGGDNGYSFDSTGTLSSIGVGNAYVYPDNLPRVNAKGGPEGKPGCWKPITADLWPAPYLVMDTGLSIAPYNHVELGSPIFVDYVWGRQIGEPTINP; from the coding sequence ATGGCCGGTGCAGTGTTTCTGGTGATCCTGGCACTGATTCTGGGGTTGATCGTGGCGCAGTTCCGGGGCGCCTTCGAACCCAAGGTGGCGCTGACGCTGCTGGCCTCACGCGCGGGTCTGGTCCTCGATCCGGGTTCGAAGGTGACCTACAATGGGGTTCCGATCGGCCGGGTGGGCTCGGTGACCGCCGACTCCGATCCGGTCCGGGCTCTGGTACATCTGGACATCAACCCGAAGTACCTGGACCTGCTGCCGGCCAACGTGCAGACCTCGATCCAGGCGACGACCGTGTTCGGCAACAAGTACGTGGCCTTCACCGCACCGGAACATCCAAGCCCGCAACGGGTTTCGACCTCGAAGCCGCTCGATGTCACGGCGGTCACCACCGAGTTCAACTCATTGTTCGAGACGATCACCGCGATCACCGAACAGGTCGACCCGATCAAGCTGAACCAGACCCTGTCGGCCACCGCCCAGGCGTTGAGCGGGCTGGGCAGTGCCTTCGGGCAGTCGCTGGCTGACGGCAACACCATCCTCGACGATCTGAATCCGCGCATGCCTGCGCTGCGCCATGACATCGCCGCGCTGGCCGATCTCGGCGAGCGCTACGCGGCGGCCGGACCCGACCTGTTCGACGGCCTGGGTAACGCCGCGCGCAGCGCCGCGACCTTCAACTCCCAGCGCGGTCACCTCGATGCCGCGCTGATCGCGGCGGTCGGCTTCGCCGGAACCGGCTCCGACATCCTTGAGCGGGGCGGTCCGTATCTGGAGCGCGGCGCAGAGGATCTGATCCCCACGTCGAAGCTCTTCGACAAGTACCAGGGGCAGTTGTTCTGCACCATCCGCAACTATCACGACGTCGCGCCCGCGTTCTATGCGACGTTCGGCGGCGACAACGGTTATTCCTTCGACAGCACGGGGACCTTGTCGAGCATCGGCGTGGGCAACGCCTACGTCTATCCGGACAATCTGCCCCGGGTCAACGCCAAGGGCGGGCCCGAGGGCAAGCCCGGCTGTTGGAAGCCGATCACCGCCGACCTGTGGCCTGCGCCGTACCTGGTGATGGACACCGGTTTGTCGATTGCGCCGTACAACCATGTCGAGCTGGGCTCGCCGATCTTCGTCGACTATGTCTGGGGCCGTCAGATCGGTGAGCCCACGATCAATCCGTAA
- a CDS encoding sterol carrier family protein gives MAARGSVDPQKTRAAVAVVADWLRAPTQPEPARAELAEAVRLTARTLAAMAPGASVEVRVPPFVAVQCIAGPRHTRGNPPNVVETDPRTWLLLATGLLDLDAAGSAVQLSGSRAGEVARWLPLAPLGH, from the coding sequence ATGGCCGCGCGAGGCAGTGTCGATCCGCAAAAGACCAGGGCTGCGGTCGCTGTCGTGGCCGACTGGCTGCGCGCACCCACCCAGCCGGAACCTGCCCGCGCCGAACTGGCCGAGGCGGTCCGGTTGACCGCGCGAACCCTGGCCGCGATGGCCCCCGGCGCCAGCGTCGAAGTGCGAGTGCCGCCCTTCGTGGCGGTGCAGTGCATCGCCGGACCCCGGCACACCCGCGGCAATCCGCCCAACGTGGTGGAAACCGACCCGCGGACCTGGCTGCTACTGGCCACCGGACTGCTCGACCTCGACGCAGCCGGTTCCGCGGTGCAGTTGTCGGGATCGCGGGCCGGCGAGGTAGCACGGTGGCTGCCCCTGGCGCCGCTGGGACACTGA
- a CDS encoding DoxX family protein gives MDFVTRHLSEKPTTDALDSDTAAQQETWSEVTKIAFRFCFLYFGLFCLLFAQITFTFLGVVTHWLPEQAVMWQMTVLDPVLSWVGSHVFGVEAVLHRNSGSGDQAAIWVMVFCLLVVAAVGTVAWSWVDRRRRNYTRLWAWFLTFLRLCVAGQMLFYGFAKLIPTQMPAPPLAALLRPYGEFSPASVLWLQVGSSYPYEMVLGAVEVVAGLLLFLPRTATLGALLGVASMMQVFLLNMTFDVPVKILSGHLLLMGLVLLAPQYRRLTDFLVLQRATEPAGQPELFTEARANRIAARLQAVLGIWMVAGCVLTGWQSWSEYGGGRAKPELYGIWTVTRFDVDGRTSPPLTTDQYRWQRVVFDMPEVVTFQRMNGELVDAPVTVDRDRLAMSGPDGSPLAALTASRPAPRQLQLAGELSGRNVKIWLDEMDLNQFTLNNRGFHWVQEYPYFR, from the coding sequence ATGGATTTCGTGACGCGCCACCTCTCGGAGAAACCGACAACCGATGCCCTCGATTCCGACACTGCGGCCCAACAGGAAACGTGGTCGGAGGTGACGAAGATCGCATTCCGGTTCTGCTTCCTGTACTTCGGCTTGTTCTGTCTGTTGTTCGCGCAGATCACCTTCACCTTCTTGGGGGTTGTCACCCACTGGCTGCCGGAGCAGGCGGTGATGTGGCAGATGACCGTGCTGGACCCGGTGCTGAGCTGGGTCGGCAGCCACGTCTTCGGAGTCGAGGCGGTGTTGCACCGGAATTCGGGGAGCGGGGATCAGGCCGCGATCTGGGTGATGGTGTTCTGCCTGTTGGTCGTCGCCGCGGTAGGCACCGTGGCGTGGTCGTGGGTGGACCGGCGACGGAGGAACTACACGCGGCTGTGGGCCTGGTTCCTGACGTTCCTGCGACTGTGCGTGGCCGGGCAGATGCTGTTCTACGGATTCGCCAAGCTCATCCCGACACAGATGCCGGCGCCGCCGTTGGCCGCCCTACTGCGCCCGTACGGCGAGTTCAGCCCGGCTTCGGTGCTGTGGCTGCAGGTGGGCAGCTCCTACCCGTACGAGATGGTGCTGGGCGCGGTCGAGGTGGTCGCCGGGCTGCTGTTGTTCCTGCCGCGGACCGCGACGCTGGGGGCACTGCTGGGAGTGGCCAGCATGATGCAGGTGTTCCTGCTGAACATGACCTTCGATGTGCCGGTCAAGATCCTGTCCGGGCATCTGCTGTTGATGGGTCTGGTGCTGCTGGCCCCGCAGTACCGCCGTCTGACCGACTTCCTGGTGCTGCAACGCGCCACCGAACCGGCCGGCCAACCCGAGTTGTTCACCGAAGCGCGGGCGAACAGAATCGCGGCCCGACTGCAGGCCGTCCTGGGCATCTGGATGGTGGCCGGTTGTGTGCTGACCGGATGGCAGAGCTGGAGCGAGTACGGCGGCGGCCGTGCCAAACCTGAGTTGTACGGAATCTGGACGGTGACCCGGTTCGATGTCGACGGCAGGACATCGCCGCCGCTGACCACCGATCAGTACCGTTGGCAGCGGGTCGTTTTCGACATGCCCGAGGTCGTGACATTTCAGCGGATGAACGGCGAATTGGTGGATGCCCCGGTCACGGTCGACCGGGACCGGCTGGCCATGTCGGGACCGGACGGCTCGCCGCTGGCGGCGCTGACCGCGTCCCGGCCGGCCCCGCGGCAGTTGCAGCTCGCCGGCGAGCTGTCGGGGCGGAACGTCAAGATCTGGCTGGACGAGATGGATCTGAACCAGTTCACCCTGAACAACCGGGGCTTCCACTGGGTGCAGGAATACCCGTACTTCAGGTGA
- the purF gene encoding amidophosphoribosyltransferase, giving the protein MTGQQLDENEPREECGVFGVWAPGEDVAKLTYYGLYALQHRGQEAAGIAVSDGSQILVFKDLGLVSQVFDEQTLAAMPGHVAVGHCRYSTTGSTTWENAQPVFRNTAAGTGVALGHNGNLVNTAELATRARAAGLIASRAAGNMAATTDSDILGALLAHGAADATLEQAALELLPTVRGAFCLTFMDENTLYAARDPHGVRPLALGRLDRGWVVASETAALDIVGASFVRDIEPGELLAIDADGVRSTRFANPEPKACVFEYVYLARPDSTLVGRSVHATRVDIGRRLAREHPVDGDLVIGVPESGTPAAVGYAQESGIPFGQGLMKNAYVGRTFIQPSQTIRQLGIRLKLNPLREVIRGKRLIVVDDSIVRGNTQRALIRMLREAGALEVHVRIASPPVKWPCFYGIDFATPAELIANAAPAEHEGEMLEAVRHAIGADSLGYISQQGMIAATEQPATRLCSACFDGNYPIELPGENALGKNVVEQMLATAARTGVPLQSDNDNASALRRP; this is encoded by the coding sequence GTGACTGGTCAGCAACTCGACGAGAACGAACCGCGCGAGGAATGTGGCGTATTCGGGGTCTGGGCCCCGGGTGAAGACGTCGCCAAACTCACCTACTACGGCCTGTATGCATTGCAGCACCGTGGTCAGGAAGCTGCGGGCATCGCGGTTTCCGACGGTTCGCAGATTCTGGTGTTCAAGGATCTCGGGCTGGTCAGCCAGGTGTTCGATGAGCAGACCCTGGCCGCGATGCCGGGCCATGTCGCCGTCGGCCACTGCCGCTACTCGACCACCGGCTCCACCACCTGGGAGAACGCCCAGCCGGTATTCCGCAACACCGCGGCCGGAACCGGCGTCGCTCTCGGCCACAACGGAAACCTGGTCAACACCGCCGAACTGGCCACCCGCGCCCGCGCCGCCGGACTGATCGCCTCGAGGGCCGCCGGAAACATGGCGGCCACCACCGACTCCGACATCCTGGGTGCACTGCTGGCCCACGGCGCCGCCGACGCCACCCTGGAACAGGCTGCCCTGGAACTGCTGCCCACGGTGCGCGGCGCCTTCTGCCTCACCTTCATGGACGAGAACACCCTCTACGCCGCGCGCGACCCGCACGGCGTGCGCCCGTTGGCGCTGGGCCGACTCGACCGTGGCTGGGTGGTGGCCTCGGAGACCGCCGCGCTCGACATCGTCGGCGCCTCGTTCGTCCGCGACATCGAACCCGGCGAACTGCTGGCCATCGACGCCGACGGCGTGCGCTCCACCCGGTTCGCCAACCCGGAACCCAAGGCGTGCGTCTTCGAGTACGTCTACCTGGCCCGCCCCGACAGCACACTGGTGGGCCGCTCGGTGCACGCCACCCGTGTCGACATCGGCCGCAGACTGGCCCGCGAGCACCCGGTCGACGGCGACCTGGTGATCGGCGTCCCCGAGTCGGGAACGCCCGCCGCGGTCGGTTACGCGCAGGAATCCGGGATCCCGTTCGGCCAGGGCCTGATGAAGAACGCCTACGTGGGGCGCACCTTCATCCAGCCCTCGCAGACCATCCGGCAGCTGGGCATCCGGCTCAAACTCAACCCGTTGCGGGAAGTGATCCGCGGCAAGCGGTTGATCGTCGTCGACGATTCGATCGTGCGCGGCAACACCCAGCGCGCCCTGATTCGCATGCTGCGGGAGGCCGGGGCCCTGGAGGTCCACGTCCGGATCGCCTCGCCACCGGTGAAATGGCCGTGCTTCTACGGCATCGACTTCGCCACCCCGGCCGAGCTGATCGCAAACGCGGCCCCCGCCGAACACGAGGGCGAGATGCTGGAGGCGGTGCGGCACGCCATCGGTGCCGACAGCCTGGGCTACATCTCGCAGCAGGGCATGATCGCGGCCACCGAGCAGCCCGCGACCCGGTTGTGCTCGGCGTGTTTCGACGGGAACTATCCGATCGAACTGCCCGGCGAGAATGCACTCGGCAAGAACGTCGTCGAGCAGATGCTTGCCACCGCGGCCCGCACCGGCGTCCCGCTGCAGTCCGACAATGACAACGCATCGGCACTCAGGCGTCCTTGA